The Tissierellales bacterium genome contains the following window.
AAGGTTTGCCATAAATAACTAAAAGCGTTATAATGTAATCAGAGCTTTGATTCGATTGGATTAAAGAAATATTGATATTTTGGAGGAATTTAAGAATGATGAATGGAACAGTAAAATGGTTTAACGCAGAAAAAGGATTTGGATTTATTACTGGTGAAGATGGAAACGACGTATTCGTACACTTTTCACAAATCAACAAAGACGGATTCAAATCATTAAACGAAGGTGAAGAAGTTACTTTCGAAGTAGTTGAAGGCGAAAAAGGTCCACAAGCTACTAATGTAGAAGTAAAATAATTTAAGCCTATATAGCTCTGAAGCATTAGCTTCAGAGCTTTTTTAGTATAAATACTGTAAAGAGAGGTGGAAAATTTTGAAAAAATGGATAAATAGAGTGCTATATGTTGCTGTATTATTGGTTCTTATTGGATGTACTAGACAACCAGATATTAAAGAAAATATCAGTAATGATTTGAAGCTAAATGATGGGGTAGAGGTTGAGACAAAAGCGAAATATAGTGAGCCTAAATTTATATTTGCTGAAGAAGAGAATGCAGTTAAATTGCTTGCAAAGGAAGATGATTATACTTCTAAATTAAGTAAGTTTGATTACAGAGCGAAATTCAAGGTAGATAAAATTTTGACAGAAAGTGAAAGAGCTGAGTATTATAAAAAAGCTGTTATAGAGTATGATGATAAGAGTAAAGAAAAATTAGAAAATGCAATTTCTAAAATTTTAAAGAAAATAGAGCCTTATGAATTGAATTTGCCAGAGCAAATATTGCTTATAAACACAAATGGATTCATAGAGGGAGGAG
Protein-coding sequences here:
- a CDS encoding cold-shock protein; the protein is MMNGTVKWFNAEKGFGFITGEDGNDVFVHFSQINKDGFKSLNEGEEVTFEVVEGEKGPQATNVEVK